In Leishmania mexicana MHOM/GT/2001/U1103 complete genome, chromosome 24, a genomic segment contains:
- a CDS encoding putative ubiquitin-activating enzyme: protein MLNAALYERTQILIGDDGIRSLQNTNVFLAGAGGVGGHCAEALVRAGVGSITVVDYDVVTASNKNRQLIALDSTMGKSKVEELARRLRDINRHCNVVILDAFITAEDVEEVLSRQQYDFVVDCIDSVTCKVALLAASVKLNIRTYSSCGAGGRLDPSLVSIGDLFSTENDRLARACRAALRKHGVGPGDITVVHSSEKGISPLEPQRQEAGGRDRSMNGTISYMPPLFGLMLASAVLRCAADPAAHDAEVERRQKRERKEQKRALKKRRREAPPTEVAGTGGGCTNDSVSADCAGMVGV, encoded by the coding sequence ATGCTCAACGCGGCCCTCTACGAGCGCACGCAAATTCTGATTGGAGATGACGGAATTCGTTCGCTGCAGAACACGAATGTCTtcctcgccggcgccggcggcgttggcggtcACTGCGCCGAGGCTCTTGTGCGGGCCGGCGTTGGCAGCATCACCGTCGTCGATTATGATGTCGTGACCGCGTCGAACAAGAACAGGCAACTGATTGCCCTCGATAGCACGATGGGCAAGAGCAAGGTGGAGGAGCTTGCGCGGCGCCTGCGGGACATCAACCGCCACTGCAACGTCGTCATCCTTGACGCCTTCATCACAGCCGAGGACGTTGAGGAGGTACTCTCCCGTCAGCAGTACGACTTCGTGGTGGATTGCATTGACAGCGTCACGTGCAAGGTGGCCCTTCTGGCGGCCTCCGTGAAGCTGAACATACGCACCTACTCCTCCTGCGGCGCGGGCGGTCGTCTCGATCCGTCGCTCGTCTCCATCGGCGATCTGTTCTCGACGGAGAATGACAGACTCGCGCGAGCGTGTCGCGCAGCATTGCGCAAGCACGGTGTTGGACCCGGCGACATCACCGTCGTGCATAGCTCGGAGAAGGGTATATCGCCACTGGAGCCACAGCGGCAGGAGGCCGGGGGCCGTGATCGATCGATGAACGGGACGATCAGCTACATGCCACCTCTCTTTGGACTCATGctggcgtcggcggtgctgcggtgcgcggcTGATCCGGCGGCACACGACGCCGAGGTGGAGCGACGACAGAAGCGTGAACGGAAGGAGCAAAAGCGGGCGCTCAAGAAGCGTCGAAGAGAGGCACCACCCACGGAAGTAGCCGGAACGGGCGGCGGGTGTACAAATGACAGTGTTTCCGCCGACTGTGCGGGCATGGTCGGTGTGTAA
- a CDS encoding hypothetical predicted Kelch-domain protein gives MDIQVECTSSIVAASTGTLDTPPPMIWAAGNSAPRGHGSPSSSCTMAKGQRMLSFPSSRREKSYQRPESTTHASSAAVTAAVATTSALALDSALCDMGVTQGCRQYISDECKEEKRQYFLQQRCPQRMSWVRICGSGLSAMASFEESAANSLRASRSLLNVIAASSGSWGENPRDSLATTGHGGGGHSTSGSDSTVPLQDASLSSSGNSVGVDIEGVLQPPARFGHTAVLYKDSQILIFGGKSSEEHYFNDVYQYDASTRRWSCLQEECTDEVAAAVSANEQGSASPSYASAPPASPFFSSPTASPLASMRWVEAGLVAEPPAEAAATDAPSPHYRSDSANNSGSEESSATRRCATISRDFTSHVQQSTVVDGALAARAGSRHGSASREYHSLSEAGARRRRRPAGRVGHAAALYHDTMYILSGEQLGRYFDDMWALDIPSLSWNKECGLPFSPRKGHTMHLLPADFTATRARQDMLVVFGGLVKASRVRPRPADPELPTLTQGDPDFACAPTNAVLLYYPTQRRWCQLKTCGEQPSARFYHVSQLITGTALLLVFGGRSATPAQAGNGTAAAPEGAFLNDMHILDVSTGFWRHIRDVTGDIPSPRMCAASVFVNDTFGVFAGGGDTYCEDAFEFSLQSRRWRRLKPNNQPACSRPTVTYTKDRLVFFGGFAPRTGVMSCTMELCLSPLSLKNQCLLWWSRCAFEKHIRSCTKSRAAEMEDKATAAAAMERSGSGWCTGCGGQVTLQCSPAATAHSSPIATPRSWGVSHGFRRPAPLRVPSFDQSGTSSAAAPAWGGGPLAAQSSARGALTLSPTPSYSPSSPIVFSPVAGGPKSTPSRQDAAGSNTNPTGGGTVHASGCGGTATAFCSPASVAPPAHNLFPSRPGTVINSSCSPSQAGSPATVSTAASAAQTHLWPHMGTDSVVCGGGGSSNNNSTTVHTRGNAALAVADANVVTGSADGTRRCSVPSPVPALSHSAASAFFCSAPSPSHTAVSGRSSLPPPVTATGEQPASACFITNCARHLGGYVAASFPRLTRCSPNQAPPPAHAGGPSPAAAVVNSGRRGGSGGAGSGSWCFSSHMRSPASPLQGRAIRVDVALPGPSPSPQPPYDSSAGVVGYRQSSPFVHRSNSIPNGGGSAFAILQQQPLTSTQVTESTSSRASSAHSTRSASMMSAAHLPNTYVKHTIQRLEGLTGPYLLQALAARLKRHEAEASTAKRTL, from the coding sequence ATGGATATCCAAGTTGAATGCACGTCGTCGATTGTGGCAGCATCTACTGGCACTCTCGACACCCCGCCGCCCATGATCTGGGCTGCAGGGAATTCGGCGCCGAGGGGACATGGGAGTCCCAGCAGTAGTTGCACCATGGCGAAGGGGCAGCGGAtgctctccttcccctcctctcgccgAGAAAAGTCCTACCAGCGACCGGAAAGTACAacgcacgccagcagcgcagccgtgACGGCAGCGGTAGCGACCACATCCGCGCTTGCTTTGGACAGCGCCCTCTGCGATATGGGTGTGACGCAGGGGTGCAGGCAGTACATCAGCGATGAATGcaaggaagagaagcgaCAGTACTTTCTCCAGCAACGGTGCCCGCAGCGCATGTCGTGGGTGCGCATCTGCGGCAGCGGACTGTCGGCGATGGCGTCATTCGAAGAGTCCGCAGCCAACTCCCTGCGCGCCTCGCGCTCGCTCTTGAATGTGATCGCGGCGTCGAGCGGCAGCTGGGGGGAGAATCCTCGTGACTCACTCGCCACCACCGGGCATGGCGGTGGGGGTCACAGCACCAGTGGCAGTGACAGCACCGTCCCGCTGCAGGATGCCAGCCTTAGCAGCAGTGGCAACAGCGTGGGCGTGGACATCGAGGGTGTCCTGCAGCCCCCGGCGCGCTTCGGACACACTGCCGTCCTTTACAAGGACTCCCAGATTCTCATCTTCGGCGGCAAGTCGAGCGAGGAGCACTACTTCAACGATGTCTACCAATACGACgcgtcgacgcggcgctggagctgccTACAGGAAGAGTGCACCGACGAggtcgcagcggcggtaaGCGCTAACGAGCAAGGAAGCGCCAGTCCGTCGTACGCGTCCGCCCCGCCTGCGTCGCcgttcttctcttccccGACCGCGTCACCGCTGGCGTCGATGCGATGGGTCGAAGCAGGATTAGTGGCGGAACCTCCtgccgaagcagcagcaacagatGCACCCTCACCGCACTACCGCAGCGACTCTGccaacaacagcggcagcgaggagagcagcgccacccggCGCTGCGCAACCATCTCGCGTGACTTCACTTCACATGTCCAGCAGAGCACGGTGGTGGACGGGGCACTGGCGGCCAGGGCAGgcagccgccacggcagTGCTTCCCGAGAGTACCACTCGCTCTCGGAGGCAGGGGCgagacggcgtcggcgtccCGCGGGACGAGTcggccacgccgctgcgctgtaCCACGATACGATGTACATCCTCAGTGGGGAGCAGCTGGGACGCTACTTTGATGACATGTGGGCGCTCGACATTCCTAGCCTGAGCTGGAACAAGGAGTGCGGACTGCCCTTCTCGCCGCGCAAGGGACACACGATGCACCTGCTCCCCGCCGACTTCACCGCCACTCGCGCCCGCCAAGACATGCTGGTCGTGTTCGGCGGCCTCGTGAAGGCGTCGCGTGTGCGGCCGCGCCCTGCGGACCCGGAGCTGCCCACGCTGACCCAAGGCGACCCGGACTTCGCCTGCGCCCCGACAAACGCCGTGCTGCTCTACTACccgacgcagcggcgatggtgtCAACTGAAGACGTGCGGCGAACAGCCCTCCGCGCGCTTTTACCACGTCTCCCAGCTCATCACcgggacggcgctgctgctcgtgttCGGCGGGCGCTCCGCCACTCCGGCGCAGGCGGGcaacggcaccgctgccgcccctgAAGGGGCGTTTCTTAACGATATGCACATCCTCGACGTGTCTACCGGATTTTGGCGCCACATCCGAGATGTCACCGGCGATATCCCGTCgccgcgcatgtgcgccgcGAGTGTGTTCGTGAACGACACGTTTGGCGTGtttgccggcggcggcgacacctACTGCGAGGATGCCTTCGAGTTTTCCCTGCAGAgccgtcggtggcggcgcctgAAGCCGAACAACCAGCCGGCCTGCTCGCGGCCTACCGTCACCTACACGAAGGACCGCCTCGTCTTCTTTGGTGGCTTTGCCCCGCGGACTGGCGTCATGAGCTGCACAATGGAGCTCTGCCTTTCCCCGCTGTCGCTCAAGAACCAGTGCCTGCTGTGGTGGAGCCGATGCGCCTTCGAGAAGCACATCCGCTCCTGCACGAAGAGCCGCGCGGCGGAGATGGAGGATAAGGCgactgcggcagccgcgatggagcgcagcgggagcggctgGTGCACAGGCTGCGGTGGGCAAGTGACGCTGCAGTGCAGCCCTGCTGCGACAGCTCACAGCAGCCCCATCGCTACACCGCGATCGTGGGGCGTCAGCCACGGGTTCCGCCGTCCAGCTCCGTTGCGCGTGCCAAGCTTTGACCAAAGCGGCACGTCATCCGCGGCAGCCCCCGCATGGGGTGGCGGGCCGCTAGCGGCACAGTCGTCCGCCCGTGGCGCTCTAACGCTGTCCCCGACACCGTCGTActcgccgtcatcgccgaTTGTCTTCTCGCCCGTCGCAGGTGGTCCGAagtcgacgccgtcgcgtcAGGACGCAGCCGGTAGCAACACGAACCCCACAGGTGGCGGCACAGTCCATGCGTCGGGTTGTGGTGgaacggcgacggcgttctGCTCGCCGGCCTCCGTCGCACCGCCGGCACACAACCTTTTTCCCTCTCGCCCTGGCACGGTGATCAACTCGTCGTGCAGCCCCAGTCAGGCTGGGAGCCCGGCGACTGTTTCCACTGCTGCCTcagcggcacagacacatcTGTGGCCTCACATGGGCACCGACAGCGTCgtctgtggcggcggcggcagcagtaaCAACAACAGTACTACAGTGCACACCCGCGGCAACGCCGCACTCGCGGTGGCGGACGCAAAtgtggtgacagggtccgCTGACGGCACGCGACGGTGCTCGGTCCCGTCCCCCgtccccgccctctcccactcGGCGGCAAGCGCGTTCTTCTGCTCTGCGCCTTCACCTTCCCATACGGCAGTCTCGGGCAGGTCGTCGCTTCCACCCCCTGTGACCGCCACGGGCGAGCAGCCCGCGTCGGCGTGCTTCATCACGAACTGCGCTCGCCACCTTGGCGGCTACGTCGCGGCATCCTTTCCCCGCCTCACCAGGTGCAGCCCAAATCaagcgcctccgccagccCACGCCGGAGGGCcctcaccagcagcggcggtcgtGAACAGCgggcgcagaggcggcagtggAGGTGCTGGCAGTGGAAGCTGGTGTTTCTCTTCGCATATGCGGTCACCGGCCAGTCCGTTGCAAGGGCGCGCGATTCGCGTGGATGTTGCGCTTCCTGGTCCCTCGCCGTCCCCACAGCCCCCGTACGACTCCAGCGCTGGAGTCGTCGGGTACCGGCAGTCTTCGCCGTTCGTGCACCGCTCCAACAGTATCcccaacggcggcggctccgccTTTGCCatccttcagcagcagccgctcacGTCAACGCAGGTCACCGAATCTACCTCTAgccgcgcctcctcagctCACAGTACGCGCTCGGCATCGATGATGTCGGCTGCCCATCTTCCGAATACCTACGTGAAGCATACGATCCAAAGACTGGAGGGGTTGACCGGGCCATACCTGCTCCAGGCTCTGGCAGCCAGGTTGAAGCGGCatgaggcggaggcgagcaCGGCCAAGCGGACACTGTAA